One part of the Anaeromyxobacter sp. Fw109-5 genome encodes these proteins:
- a CDS encoding AI-2E family transporter has translation MSFRAPLWKRPRAQLLALTAVIWALVAAIFVIAWPVLLPFVLAALAAYVIDPLISRLARTRVGGHAVPRWGAVVVVYLGIGALAYLAGVSIFPQIYREAVRGLVELRDFLASVTPEKIDAWARAIDAFLEQYGIPVDVLPYEGPRQGARFSVDLAAGIAAALRDASESMRGRVGDVVAFSRAILAGTFQAMFFSILLFMLTAFISMDAPRIVRFFETLFPTQARDDFRRLLHGIDSGLAGVVRGQLTIMLVNGVLTLIGLLVIQVPFAFALGALATILYVVPIFGTILSSIPIVLLALTAGGLSKALLALGWILVIHALEAYVLNPKIMGDASKIHPVLIVLALVIGERTWGLVGALLAVPVASVVVAIFRFLHRKLAELDERAAQPPMVPAAPPTPDVAPRAPRTKGSSS, from the coding sequence ATGTCCTTCCGCGCTCCGCTCTGGAAGAGACCGCGCGCGCAGCTGCTCGCGCTCACGGCGGTGATCTGGGCGCTGGTCGCCGCGATCTTCGTGATCGCCTGGCCGGTGCTCCTCCCGTTCGTCCTCGCCGCGCTCGCGGCCTACGTCATCGATCCCCTCATCTCGCGGCTCGCGCGCACCCGGGTCGGCGGGCACGCCGTCCCGCGCTGGGGCGCGGTGGTGGTCGTCTACCTCGGGATCGGCGCGCTCGCCTACCTCGCCGGCGTCTCGATCTTCCCGCAGATCTACCGCGAGGCGGTGCGCGGCCTGGTCGAGCTGCGCGACTTCCTGGCGAGCGTCACGCCCGAGAAGATCGACGCCTGGGCGCGCGCGATCGACGCGTTCCTGGAGCAGTACGGGATCCCCGTCGACGTGCTGCCGTACGAGGGGCCGCGCCAGGGGGCGCGCTTCTCGGTGGATCTCGCCGCCGGGATCGCGGCGGCGCTGCGCGACGCGAGCGAGAGCATGCGCGGACGGGTCGGGGACGTGGTCGCGTTCTCGCGCGCGATCCTCGCCGGCACGTTCCAGGCGATGTTCTTCAGCATCCTCCTGTTCATGCTGACGGCGTTCATCTCCATGGACGCGCCGCGCATCGTGCGGTTCTTCGAGACGCTCTTCCCCACCCAGGCGCGCGACGACTTCCGGCGGCTCCTGCACGGCATCGACTCCGGCCTCGCCGGGGTGGTGCGCGGGCAGCTCACCATCATGCTGGTGAACGGGGTGCTGACGCTCATCGGCCTCCTGGTCATCCAGGTGCCGTTCGCGTTCGCGCTCGGCGCGCTCGCCACCATCCTCTACGTCGTCCCCATCTTCGGCACGATCCTCTCCTCCATCCCGATCGTGCTGCTCGCCCTCACCGCTGGGGGGCTCTCCAAGGCCCTCCTGGCGCTCGGGTGGATCCTCGTCATCCACGCGCTCGAGGCGTACGTGCTGAACCCGAAGATCATGGGCGACGCCTCGAAGATCCACCCCGTCCTCATCGTGCTCGCGCTCGTCATCGGCGAGCGCACCTGGGGGCTCGTCGGCGCCCTGCTCGCGGTTCCGGTGGCGAGCGTCGTCGTCGCGATCTTCCGGTTCCTGCACCGCAAGCTGGCGGAGCTCGACGAGCGCGCCGCCCAGCCGCCCATGGTGCCCGCAGCCCCCCCCACGCCGGACGTGGCGCCGCGCGCGCCGCGCACGAAAGGAAGCTCATCATGA
- the acs gene encoding acetate--CoA ligase, with translation MPKPQQLEGEVFHPSSEIVSQARVKDWESLARRADEDLEGFWAAEAEELEWYRKWDKVLDASEKPFFKWFQGAQTNIVHNCLDRHQRTWRKNKLSLVWVGEKGEVRTYSYFALNRDVSKFANVLKAMGVRKGDRVTIYMPRIPEIVIAMLATAKIGAIHSVVYGGFSVDALQGRIEDSESKVVLTADGGFMNGKIVELKKTVDDAVRRCPTVETVIVVQRTGHEVRMEPGRDYWYHELMKLPLATGHCPTEVMESSDPLYVLYTSGTTGKPKGLVHGHGGYMVGIYSTLKYVFDVKDEDRYWCAADPGWVTGHSYIVYGPLLMGATTFIYEGAPTYPYPNRWWSLVEKYGITILYTAPTAIRGLMRFGESWPNRHDLSTLRLLGSVGEPINPEAWKWYHRVIGKGRCPIMDTWWQTETGMFQITPVPTMPLKPGSAARPFFGQHAEILDEQGKPVPDGEEGYLVLDRPWPAMATTIYRDPERFVRTYWSRYPGKYMAGDSAKRDRDGYYWVIGRTDDVIKVSGYRLGTAEIESALVSHPAVAEAAVIGLPHEVKGQAIHAYCLLRQGFKASPELEDEVKTHVAQHLGPIVRPEKVSFVDVLPKTRSGKIMRRVLKARAQGLPEGDVSTLEE, from the coding sequence ATGCCGAAGCCGCAGCAGCTCGAGGGCGAGGTGTTCCACCCGTCCTCGGAGATCGTCTCCCAGGCCCGCGTGAAGGACTGGGAGTCGCTCGCGCGCCGCGCCGACGAGGATCTCGAGGGCTTCTGGGCTGCGGAGGCCGAGGAGCTCGAGTGGTACCGCAAGTGGGACAAGGTGCTCGACGCGTCGGAGAAGCCCTTCTTCAAGTGGTTCCAGGGCGCCCAGACGAACATCGTCCACAACTGCCTCGACCGGCACCAGCGCACCTGGCGGAAGAACAAGCTCTCGCTCGTGTGGGTCGGCGAGAAGGGCGAGGTCCGCACCTACTCGTACTTCGCGCTCAACCGGGACGTCTCGAAGTTCGCGAACGTGCTGAAGGCGATGGGGGTGAGGAAGGGCGATCGCGTCACCATCTACATGCCCCGCATCCCCGAGATCGTGATCGCCATGCTGGCGACCGCCAAGATCGGCGCCATCCACTCGGTCGTGTACGGCGGGTTCTCCGTCGACGCGCTCCAGGGGCGCATCGAGGACTCGGAGTCGAAGGTCGTCCTGACCGCCGACGGCGGGTTCATGAACGGGAAGATCGTCGAGCTCAAGAAGACGGTGGACGACGCGGTCCGCCGCTGCCCGACCGTCGAGACCGTCATCGTGGTGCAGCGCACCGGCCACGAGGTCCGGATGGAGCCCGGGCGCGACTACTGGTACCACGAGCTCATGAAGCTCCCCCTCGCGACGGGCCACTGCCCGACCGAGGTGATGGAGTCCTCCGATCCCCTCTACGTGCTCTACACGTCCGGCACGACCGGCAAGCCCAAGGGGCTGGTGCACGGGCACGGCGGGTACATGGTCGGGATCTACTCCACGTTGAAGTACGTCTTCGACGTGAAGGACGAGGACCGCTACTGGTGCGCCGCCGATCCGGGCTGGGTGACCGGCCACAGCTACATCGTGTACGGACCCCTGCTCATGGGGGCGACGACCTTCATCTACGAGGGCGCGCCGACCTACCCGTACCCGAACCGCTGGTGGTCGCTCGTCGAGAAGTACGGCATCACCATCCTCTACACGGCCCCGACCGCGATCCGCGGGCTCATGCGCTTCGGCGAGTCCTGGCCCAACCGCCACGACCTCTCCACGCTGCGGCTGCTCGGCTCGGTCGGAGAGCCCATCAACCCCGAGGCGTGGAAGTGGTACCACCGCGTCATCGGGAAGGGCCGCTGCCCGATCATGGACACCTGGTGGCAGACGGAGACCGGGATGTTCCAGATCACGCCCGTCCCGACCATGCCGCTCAAGCCGGGCTCGGCGGCTCGCCCGTTCTTCGGCCAGCACGCGGAGATCCTCGACGAGCAGGGCAAGCCCGTGCCCGACGGCGAGGAGGGCTACCTCGTCCTGGACCGGCCCTGGCCCGCCATGGCCACGACGATCTACCGGGACCCGGAGCGCTTCGTCCGCACGTACTGGAGCAGGTACCCCGGCAAGTACATGGCCGGCGACTCCGCGAAGCGCGACCGCGACGGCTACTACTGGGTCATCGGCCGCACCGACGACGTCATCAAGGTGTCCGGCTACCGGCTCGGCACCGCCGAGATCGAGAGCGCGCTGGTCTCCCACCCCGCCGTGGCGGAGGCGGCGGTCATCGGGCTACCGCACGAGGTGAAGGGGCAGGCGATCCACGCCTACTGCCTGCTCCGCCAGGGCTTCAAGGCGAGCCCCGAGCTCGAGGACGAGGTGAAGACCCACGTCGCGCAGCACCTCGGGCCCATCGTCCGACCGGAGAAGGTGAGCTTCGTCGACGTGCTGCCGAAGACCCGCTCCGGAAAGATCATGCGCCGGGTGCTGAAGGCGCGCGCGCAGGGGCTCCCCGAGGGCGACGTCTCGACCCTGGAGGAGTGA
- a CDS encoding FKBP-type peptidyl-prolyl cis-trans isomerase, with protein MRRTLAVLAALALATSAHAQGDKAAAPEKKPAPAPAPKKTTPADTEKTLYSVGLAVANSLQVFSLTPAELETVMRGIRDGATGKAKTELDPQASAAVNELARGRMEKANAAQSAKEKESGPAYLAKAAGEKGATKTASGAIVIPIKQGTGATPAATDKVKVHYTGTLVNGKVFDSSVQRGQPAEFPLGGVIKCWTEGLQKLKVGGKAKLVCPSDIAYGPQGRPPVIPGNAVLTFEVELLEIVK; from the coding sequence ATGAGAAGGACCCTCGCCGTGCTCGCCGCCCTGGCCCTCGCGACGTCCGCGCACGCCCAGGGCGACAAGGCCGCCGCCCCCGAGAAGAAGCCCGCGCCGGCGCCCGCCCCGAAGAAGACGACCCCGGCCGACACCGAGAAGACGCTCTACTCGGTCGGCCTCGCGGTCGCGAACAGCCTCCAGGTCTTCTCCCTCACGCCCGCCGAGCTCGAGACCGTGATGCGCGGCATCCGCGACGGCGCCACCGGCAAGGCGAAGACGGAGCTCGATCCCCAGGCCAGCGCCGCGGTGAACGAGCTCGCGCGCGGGCGCATGGAGAAGGCGAACGCGGCCCAGTCCGCGAAGGAGAAGGAGTCCGGTCCGGCCTACCTCGCCAAGGCCGCCGGCGAGAAGGGCGCGACGAAGACCGCGTCGGGCGCGATCGTCATCCCCATCAAGCAGGGCACCGGCGCGACGCCGGCCGCCACCGACAAGGTCAAGGTCCACTACACCGGCACGCTCGTGAACGGGAAGGTCTTCGACAGCTCCGTGCAGCGCGGCCAGCCGGCGGAGTTCCCGCTCGGCGGCGTCATCAAGTGCTGGACGGAGGGGCTCCAGAAGCTGAAGGTCGGCGGGAAGGCCAAGCTCGTCTGCCCGTCCGACATCGCGTACGGACCGCAGGGTCGCCCGCCGGTCATCCCCGGCAACGCGGTCCTCACCTTCGAGGTCGAGCTGCTCGAGATCGTGAAGTAG